GCCTTCACAGGCTAGTAAAGGGTGGTCACTCACTGCTCATGGAGGGAGGAAATGGTGGCTCATTTTCTGAGAGGAGAAGAGGGGAGCAGTAGGCAGTAATCCAAGTCAGTACCTCATGTACAGACAATGCTCCAGTTTCTGTCCTAAATGAATATCACAAGAGAAATTACCACTATGGGAACAAGCAGGGTTCAATGATCTGGacatttcaatgaaaaagtCATTTACATATTTGGAAAAGAAGTGTACAATCTCATCCCTAACAGGACCCAGCGGAGAATGAGATCAGGATGCACTTCAGTTAGGCAGCCCTTGAAGCGTAACCTATTAAAAAAGATGACTACAGAGTAAACCACCACATTTAGGTGGTAAAAGGTATTAGCAAGAGCTTTAACAGCTCCTTGCTATTCTGCTGCCTATGCGATCACAGCAGCTAAAACGGTCTTGAAGATGGGAACCAGAATCTGTGGGGAAGGGAGACATGCCTGATGTAAAGAGATAAATCAATCAACAACCCAGACAGgggaacaaaacacaaatgaaaattctaaaaatcctaaaaatgTAAGAGTGATCATTATAACTTAACAAGAAATGCTGTTCAAATGTAAGTCTCTTATAAGCTTTTTAGTCTATATTAATAAACTCTTTAATCTACGCTCTGATCTAATGTAAGCTTTTTAGTGTATAGTATATCTGTCCTTCTGAGCCTTGCAGTGTTCCCAGTTGCTTCCCATCACACCTTTTGCCGCTTTGGGGGTACAACATTGATTCAAAACATATGCATCCCAAGAACAGTACGAgtttgggaaaaataaataatggcaGGATGTGGGTGGGAGGCTGACTTGCCTTTCCCAATGCAATAATTATTTGTGAGAAAATACTCCCCACGTGCATTCTGGCAAATGTTGAAAACCAGATGCCCTAAGCATGAGATCTTCCCGCTTAAGCTAAGCAGTATTTTACTGTGGCTTAGGTTGTCACTTTATAGGCTGCTCTGGCTTAAAGGCAGCCTGTGTTATGTTGTCTCAAGAAGATTCCAAGAAAAAATCCTGGTGAAGAAGCCAAAgcttctccttcccagctgtgggGCAAGAAGTCTGCTGAACTATGTCAGGGGCTGTCTGCTTTCACGCAGGGCAGAAATCTGCTCAGTTTTTTAAGAAGTAGAGACCAGCAATaaggttttcttcctctggtcTGACTGCCCTATCTCCATGTAGGACGGGAGAAGCAGTCCTGTAGTTTCCCAGCTGGGTGTACCTCTACACTACCCcaactaaaattaaaagaagcagtCATAGCTGGTTGTGTCCTTTCTCAGGTTTACAGGGCAAGGAACAACCTCCACTGCTCTGGTGAAACTGGGTGGCTGACTTGTTCTGTAAGCCTCTAGCATCTATTACTGCCTGAACAAAGATGGCAGAATTCAGTCCTCTAGCATATTTGTGCCACGCTGGGTGAAAAATCTGCCCTTCTGCTTCTGACAGCCATTGATTTTGCAGTGCACGCTTCAGTGTTGAAATACTTGTTTAGGAGACGAGCACAGCTAGAGCAGTCTGCAAGGGGCAAGCGCATTGTTAAGGGGACACTAACACATGGAACTAGATCGGGCAAGTCAGGGGACAGGCTGCttccaagtttattttttagtttggcTGAGAACCCAAGACTCTTTGATGGGAATTTATAAACTCAACAAAGTCAGACTCTTTGTGGTAGTGGTAGATGGTGCAAAAAGGGTCAAGGGCCATGACTGCAGCTTGGGGTGCTCAGGCTGGATATTAGAGTAGCCATCTTCCCTGGGGAGGTAAGTGCGGCATTAGAGCAGATTACCCAAGAACTTgtgaaatctccatccttggagattttcaaaatttaactAGACAAAGCCATGGCTGACCTGATTTGGTGTTGGTGATCATCACGCTTTGAGCAGGAAGTAGGACTAGGcacctccagaggtgccttcccaCCAACACAGCCATGATTCAGCAGGCTGTGATGGAAAAAGTTTGGTCATGAATGGGGAAGACACCAATCTTCACCATGTCTACCATCATGCTGCAGTCCTACTCCCTCTGTCAACCACGTCTGGTGCTGGCTCTGTGCTTAGTCTGAGGGAAACCAGAGTGCAGGAGAGGATTGGTGGGGGAATGGCGGCTGCTGACATGGAGCTGGGTCTTGCCCTAATACAGAAGTGCTTGTAGGCTATGTTGATTTTAGAACAAACAAGCTCAGTTCAGCTGTTGCCTGTGAACATGTAATCCACTAGCATGGAACAGAGAGGGGTTTATGCAATTAGCTGGAGCGAAAGCAGCTATTGAAAGAGATTGCACAGATTATATCACTGTGTAAATTATTGAGCTGATGTCCTGGAGGTGATAGAGGAaacccttctttcttctgtcctgAGGATGGCAGCTCTGAAAGTTTATACCTGCCTCCTGGAAGCTGTAGGTCCTGTAGACTGCTTAGATAATTGATTTGCAATTTTCATCAGCCAGAGGATTTATGTAATATATAGACAAACAGAAGGATTTTATACTTCTGTATTGGCTGAACCATGGTTTATTTTCTGGTTGTGGGTGAAACTGTTGTTGAATAAGCGGCAACcccacacaccacacaccccacAAATCCCTCAGTATTGTGATGTTTATCTGGTTAATATTTCTGAGCAATAGTTATAAGCAGTAGTGAATCACAGGCAAGATACAGCCCTGCATGGCTATAGCTACATTACAGACTCTATACCTTTTCTTAGCATCTGCAAAGACACTCAAAATGCCCAGGATCTGAGTGGGAGAGGTGTGCTGCACCTGATATCACCCATGTTCTTCTCCCACGTGCTGCATATGGTCCAACTAGATCCCTGTGCTTGCTAGTGCACTGGGATTCCCTCTCTACAAAACCAGGTACCCATTAGCTATCCCCAAATACAGAAGAGGTTTGGAGAGCAACTTCCTTAGCTCTCCTCTGAGTCCAGGAGGGACTAGGTTCCTTTTGTAGCATATCAACATTTCCAAGCTGGTTTCTCCCTGGACCTTTTCTAAAATTCACTTGAGTATTGGCTCCCCCCATCCCTGGTGAGCACTCATGATGGCACTGGTGGAAGATGAAGTCATACACCCTGCATGCAGTATTGTGCATGTCCCCAGGGACTTCTCATCAGAAGAGCCTGCCTACTGTTTTGGAAATAAGGCTTTACCCACAGTCACCTCCCATACCGTGGGATCCAGCATTTCTGTGCGGCAccacccttccctcccccttctcccaAGGGCACAGCCGGGAGCCCTTGGGTTGTGGAGACTTGTCACAATGGCACAGACAGAAGGAACATCATGTCTGGAGGCAAaggaggcaggcagaggggtgGGCTGAGATCTGCTCTGGCACTCAGAATTCTGACTGCCTGGAGATTTCAGGGCTAAAAACAATGCCCACCTCGTTCTCTTTCCCCCTGGCTGGAATAAAGAgagaaggagctgcagctgtgtgccCTCCGGCTGTTCATCTGCGCAGCTGTGCTCGCTGGACACGCACGTGCAGCAAGCGGAGGGCTTTACCGAAGGAAAGCAAACCGGAGCAAGCAGTTTCTCATTTCATGTGGCTGTTGTGAAAACCATGGCTATTTGGTATTTTGGGTAGTAAGTAGGCCCTACCACGgtgaagctgctgtttcttgtgcccctcAGCCATCGCCCCTGGGGTCAGTGagtccctgggctgggggcaggggaagccCTCCTGGGGGAAGATCACTTATTAAAAGAGAGCTGTTGAACCACAGTTGTTGTGTAGGactaacaaaaacaaagccaagcCTGCTGATCAGAGCACACTGTAATTCCAGGCACACCTCCCTCTGAAACTGGTTTCCGTGTTTCCTTCTGAGGAGCCATGTACTACTTTCATTCAGCAAGAGCCAATGTTTTAGGCTTACAGAAACATCTGACAATAAAGGTAGATGTCTCAAGAGATTTGTGGCAAGCCCACCTACAAGCCTACCCCAAGTATTTTTGAACACTGGCTGCCAGTAGTGACACATTTAGTTTCTCAGCTGTAGAAGTGCGGAGAGACAGATTGGAAAgagttctttttaaaagtggGCAAGCTGTTTTATACTGCCTTGGTGATTGTTAGCATTTTCTAATTTTGACCTTCAGGCCCCCAGATAGGCATATTTGTAAAAGGTCAAATGTTAAAAGATACCTTGTGTGTTCCACACacagccctctgctctgcctaGTGAATATTTTAGTGACCCATTTACAGCAAGCAGCTTTTATTGAACAGAGCAGGCAAATGCAGAGGGAAACAGAAGCCCCGTCATCCTTGTGACAATTATACGTCTGTCTCTATCGGTGTAATCCACCCTCTCAGCCTGATAAACAAGAGCTTGTGGATGGGGTTTGGAAGAAAGGTGACCATCACCTTCTGTGATCTGAGTATTTTCTTGCACACACCTCAGCTAGCCTGTAAAGCAGGTAAGTCTTAGCCTTTGCACAGTGATATTGCTCAGGACTCCAATCTTACCTTGAATTTCATTCTagatttttaatctttctccCAGGGCTTAATCAACATAATGTTTCCCTTTCATGTGATTTCTACTTCTAGTTTTTTTCTGAGGCAGCTGCTCAGCAACTAATTgcatttccatcttttttctCGGTGGTGCTACCCCATGTGCTTTCTTACTGCATGCTCGATGAAGGAAACCCTCAGGAGTGCCTAGCTCACTTTTGTTTATTGCAAGTAATTTACAGGGAAAAAGGTCAGCCCAAGCAAACACAAccaaataaacagaaagctgATGCTTCTATTAACCACCTAAGAACTGATGTGGACCCTTCTGTATAAATGCACATCCACTTGGGCTGCTATCATTTGTTGATCTCATTTTCTTGAGAAAACCTTTGAATGAACAGGCAGGATGGTGTGCCTTCCTTTTCCCTATATTTTCAGCTATGAGTATGAGAGATTTCCTTTTACAGTAGTTTTGCAAAATGAATGCACAGTAGATCACTTTCTTAAATATAAGGCCCTCCTTTCTGTTTATCTTTTCAAAGTAATTGCTAGGACAAAAGCTCAGGACAATGTTTTGTAATAGCCTGGCCTTGCTCACACACAGCTGGCAGGATGGATCAACTGAAAATCCATCTTCTTCAGTACCGGTAGcaatttctgtcttcagctaGCTCTCCATCCTTTCCCTGAGACCAGCCTTTGGTTTGGCTCCTGTGCAATGTCACTGACTCTGCTTCTTTGCCCCACAGTTCACCCACTCACTGCTATGTCCACACCACTGGAGGACGCAATGGACACCTTGATCAGAATTTTCCATCACTACTCTGGCAAAGAAGGAGACAGATACAAGCTCAGTAAAGGAGAACTCAAGGAGCTTCTCACCAGGGAGCTCACTGACTTCCTTTCGGTAAGATGCAGCTCCTGAACCTCTTGAGTTACTGCTTCATGAGTGGTATAAGCAGCTATCCAAGTGTTCAGGAATAGCATCTCCTTCTGCAAGACGTATCCTGACACAGCCTCTCAGATGACAGTTGTCTTTGTGGAGCTGAGCAGAAGGAGATGAGGTCAAATGTCCTGTTTGAGAAGTGTGTTTTCAGAGGGTGGTCCAGCTTTGGCCACCAGTGGCAGATGGGTACCTGTGCTCTGCTTACTCCTCTGTGCATTTGAGCAGGAAAGCAAGGGCAGCCTAGAAGCAGTAGAAAAATCAATGCTAAATGAGGCTTTaatcaggtttttgtttgtttgttcattttttataaTAGGGCATAGATAAATCCTTCAAAGAATTAAATCCAGCAACCAGTTCTCATGAGACAAGAAGGTAGCTCATGCACAATGGccacaggcacagcacagctacTTGTGCGCCTTGCAGAGAGTTGCTAAGAAAATCCTTTCAGCAATAAGCTGCTGATCTGAATATCTCTTTGCGCATTTGTTATGATCTGCATTACACAGCCTGGGTGCTTTTTATGGAATCATGACCAGATTCATAGTTGTTTTTCTGTAGCCTCTTAACAGGAAAAATTGTTGTGGACCCTATCACCAccagtggcatttttttctacattatatcaatttcctttatttggattttcttttaatcttggCTATTGATTTATTATTACGAGATTCACTGTTCTTACTCCCACTAAATGGGATGTGTTGTTTGCTAAGTAGGAATCTTCTGAATATGATGAATGAATGTATAAGAGGACCGCTTATGAATAGCCTGCTGAAAATCTAAGTACTGTTGGTTAAGGGATGACACAGAGAAATGCACATTATAAATTCGTCTTGTCAAAAGAAATCAGCACTCAGCAGCTCCTAAAAACTGTTTGATTCATTTCAGTGCCTATTTATTACCTGTATTCCTTCTAAGAGCTGCACCATCTTCAGTTTCTGTTGCTGTGCACTTCTGGGACTCCAGACCTATGTTTTTAATGCTGTGGCTAGTAGTATATTACTATTCAAGTGCATATTTCAGGCAGCCTTTTATTTAATAGCACCAAGGCTCGTGACACAGCAGTGGGTTTCACTGTCAGGTGCATCAGACACGCATTCAAGATCTGCACAGTTAAGTCACTTCTCTTTCCCTTTAGGGCCAAAAGGATCCCCTTCTGGTTGATAAGATTATGAAAGATCTGGACTCCAATGAAGACAATGAAGTGGATTTTAATGAATTTGTCATTCTGGTTGCTGCTTTGACTGTGGCCTGTAATGATTTCTTTGAAGAACAGCTAAAGAAAGAGGGGTTTTAAAAATGCTCAATACAGTCAATCTCCTGGCGGCAAATGGAAGCAAAGCACGCCTAGTTAGGTAGCTGTCATCAGCATTTAGTGAATACAAACCATCATCCCTCCACCTGTTACTGCTGTAAGACACTTATGGAGCAGATCAGCAGCTGGTGTAAGCTGGACCAAAGCCAATTTACACTACCTGAGATCTGACtgaatattttcagtctttgcaCTGCATGCATCTGTAACATGCATTCATCAGTTGCCCAGGTCAAGGGCTTGGGGTGACAGATCCTTTGGCAAGAGTCGAGACCTCTATTTCTTAAATGTCAGTGGGAAGTAAAAGGCACAGGAATGATAGTTACATACTTTCCGAATTGGAAAATTTGGAACGAGGCATAAAGCTTGCAATTTAGGTTTCAGTCATTCTATAACAACCACATGTTTGCAGCTGAAAAAGACCAGCTTGTTTTTTGCTCATCTCTGCTTGTTCTAAAGCCCTTTTTGGATGTTGTTTCATTACCTCCCCACACTCTCATATTTCAGATGTGGTCACAGCTGTCTCCTGCCTCCTGAGCAGACAGTACTGCTTGTCATTGTTACAGGTTCATTTCCCCCATCTCCCCAGATTGAATTTTGTTGTGCTGGCATTACTGCATCCCAGTAGTCCACCTCTTCATTTGGCATAAATGGATTTATTCATatgataaattatttaaatacatagaATATTTAGTCAGCAAACTGCTCAGAGGGCTGATGGAAGGACTGGGTCTTCAGGGGAAATATAAATGCCTTCTGCTTTCACTATTCTGGCACCCTTAAGAGGGCTTTTAGAGGATCACTTGTGGGGGATTTAATGGTGAGATCCCAGGGCACAGCTTTGTAATGTGAGTCATCTTATGGAACAATTATTTAATCTCACACTGATCCAACCCACTGTGTGGAAGTGGTGCAAAAGGGGCAGTGGGACCCCATGGCCAGGCATGGCAAGAGTAGGGTAATCTGGTTTCATGTTAACCTGCTCGTGGGTTGAATTAAGAGTATTTCTACACTCCAGTTTGAATT
This region of Falco naumanni isolate bFalNau1 chromosome Z, bFalNau1.pat, whole genome shotgun sequence genomic DNA includes:
- the S100Z gene encoding protein S100-Z; this encodes MGFGRKVTITFCDLSIFLHTPQLACKAVHPLTAMSTPLEDAMDTLIRIFHHYSGKEGDRYKLSKGELKELLTRELTDFLSGQKDPLLVDKIMKDLDSNEDNEVDFNEFVILVAALTVACNDFFEEQLKKEGF